The following is a genomic window from Amycolatopsis cihanbeyliensis.
CAAAGGCGGTACGAACGGAGGCCCAGGCGGGCCGCCTCACCCTGGACGAGGACGTGGCCAGCCGGCTGCTGCGCGAACTGAACGAGGTCCAGGCCGAGGTGCACGGCCTGATCGCGAAGGCGCACGCCGGGCTGGACGCGTCGTTGCATTTCGGCGACAGCTTCGTCGGCCGGGTGCTGGGCGAGCGGCTGCAGCAGGCGGCGGCAGGCCCGGACACCGCGGCGCTGCCGGTGCTCCAGCAGTTCAGCGAGGTGCTGCTGGAGCTCGAGAACACGGTGCACAAGGCGGTCGAGACGTACCGAACGCAGGACGAGGACAACGCGGACGCTCTGCTGGAGGCCGAGCGGAAGGCGTCACCGGAAGGGGGTTACTGATGGAGGTGCACGGATACCCGGTGGACCGCCCGCCCGCCGACCGGTGCCTGCCGTTCCCGCCACCGGACCGGGGCGTCCCGGAGGAACCCGAACCGGACGCCGGTGACCTGGACCTGCCGATCGACTGGATGGGCTACTCGCACGAGGAACTCTACCGGATGGTGCACGACAACGTGAACCTCGCCGGAGCCGAGGAAGTCGCGGAGAAGTGGGCGGATCTCCGGGGCGGTCTCATCTCGACCGTCGCGGGGTTGCGTGCGATCGTGGAGTCCTTCCACGCGGCCTGGACCGGCGAAGCCGCCGACCAGGCCCGTGCCGTGTTCGTGGATCTCCTGCACTGGACGCAGGACACCTCGAACCAATGCGGGTCGCTGTACACGCTGGTCAATGACCAGGCGGGACATGTAAAGGTCGCGAGGGACGCCATGCCCGCGCCGATCAGGGCGATGCCGGGGCAACCGGAACAGCCACTGGAGCGAGCGCCCGCGAACGACGGCACCACCCCGATGTCGGCCGGCCCGTTCGCCTCGGGCGGTTTCGGCGGTGCCACCAGCCTGGTTGCCGACTCGGGCGAGCAGCGGCAGCTGTTCCTCGACCGCCACCGGCAGGCGGCCGAGGTGATGGAGCGGCTGCAGCGCGACTCCAGCAAGGTCTACCAGGAGGTACCGGAGTTCACCCCGCCGCGGCGCGGGCCGGGGATCTTCGGCGATCCGGATGACCCACCGAAGGAACCGCCGCGGCCGGACCCGGAGCAACCGGAGCCGGACGACGGAACCGACGCCAGCAACGTGGGTGGCGGCTCGGCCCCGCCCACCGGCGTGGGCGGCCCCGCGCCCGGCGGGTCACCCGCACCGGGTACGTCGTTGCCGCCGAACGCGCCACCCGCGGCCGAGCAGTACGGCGCTGGTCCGCGGGCCGCCGCCGGGGCACCCGGGGCCGGTGGAGCCGCCGGCGGCGCGGGCGGGGCCGGCGCGGCGAGCACGGGCCAGCGTGGTGCCATGGGGCCGATGGGCATGCCGATGGGGGCCGCGGGTGCCCGGCCCGGTGGTGGCGGCGACAGCGAGCACCAGCGGCCGGCCTACCTGGAGGAGGACAGCGACTTCTGGAGTGCGGAGACCCCCGTGGTGCCCCCG
Proteins encoded in this region:
- a CDS encoding WXG100 family type VII secretion target yields the protein MEVHGYPVDRPPADRCLPFPPPDRGVPEEPEPDAGDLDLPIDWMGYSHEELYRMVHDNVNLAGAEEVAEKWADLRGGLISTVAGLRAIVESFHAAWTGEAADQARAVFVDLLHWTQDTSNQCGSLYTLVNDQAGHVKVARDAMPAPIRAMPGQPEQPLERAPANDGTTPMSAGPFASGGFGGATSLVADSGEQRQLFLDRHRQAAEVMERLQRDSSKVYQEVPEFTPPRRGPGIFGDPDDPPKEPPRPDPEQPEPDDGTDASNVGGGSAPPTGVGGPAPGGSPAPGTSLPPNAPPAAEQYGAGPRAAAGAPGAGGAAGGAGGAGAASTGQRGAMGPMGMPMGAAGARPGGGGDSEHQRPAYLEEDSDFWSAETPVVPPVIGEDSPKQRE